A single window of Watersipora subatra chromosome 9, tzWatSuba1.1, whole genome shotgun sequence DNA harbors:
- the LOC137404278 gene encoding glutathionyl-hydroquinone reductase YqjG-like yields the protein MPSQTVIEGDGTIKSFTDWVKADGSTDFQPENGRYHLYGQHMCPFSHRAAMGRVLKGLEDVISMDNMDYALSRLQGWKFSPEKEGCDADSVNGYKYLKEAYTASAKKLGASGFSGTVVVPTLYDKKLRRIVSNESADILRMFNEEFNEFCTNKELDLFPKALRPEIEEVEEWIHMSIGLGVYGPGMAQNQKGYDSAIKELFTGLDRAEAILSKNRYLVGKQLTEADVRLFVVLIRFDVVYYLWRCCKRRIADYPALWAYTRDIYQTGDIKSTVVFDQIMKGYFLSYYAKSINLDNIVPVLPELNYDEAPNRENM from the exons ATGCCTTCGCAGACTGTTATCGAAGGTGATGGAACCATCAAATCTTTTACTGATTGGGTGAAAG CGGATGGAAGTACTGACTTTCAGCCAGAAAATGGCCGCTATCACTTGTATGGTCAGCACATGTGCCCATTTTCTCATCGTGCTGCCATGGGAAGGGTACTGAAAGGCCTTGAAGATGTTATCAGCATGGACAACATGGATTACGCACTTAGCAGGCTACAAGGCTGGAAGTTTAGCCCTGAG AAAGAAGGCTGTGACGCGGACTCAGTTAATGGTTACAAATACCTGAAGGAGGCCTATACCGCCTCTGCAAAGAAACTTGGAGCTTCAG GTTTCTCTGGAACTGTTGTTGTCCCCACCTTGTATGACAAGAAGCTCAGAAGAATTGTAAGCAATGAGTCGGCAGACATTCTCAGAATGTTCAATGAAGAGTTCAATGAGTTCTGTACGAACAAGGAACTTGACCTCTTCCCCAAGGCCCTCAGACCCGAGATAGAGGAAGTAGAGGAGTGGATTCACAT GTCCATAGGTCTGGGTGTGTATGGCCCTGGGATGGCTCAAAACCAGAAGGGATATGATTCAGCCATAAAAGAACTCTTTACAGGACTTGACAGG GCGGAAGCCATATTGTCAAAGAACAGATACCTGGTGGGCAAACAGCTAACCGAGGCTGATGTTAGGCTGTTTGTTGTGCTCATCAGGTTTGATGTTGTATACTATCTCTGGAGGTGCTGCAAGAGGAGAATAGCTG ACTATCCAGCTTTATGGGCATACACGAGGGACATCTATCAGACAGGAGATATCAAAAGCACAGTCGTATTTGATCAGATCATGAAAGGATATTTT ttGTCCTATTACGCGAAGTCTATAAATCTTGATAACATTGTTCCTGTTTTGCCTGAGCTGAACTATGATGAAGCACCAAACAGAGAGAACATGTAA
- the LOC137404118 gene encoding dentin sialophosphoprotein-like yields MYKNGTCNSSSNNSSSSNSSSNSSRNSSRNSSRNSSRNSSRNSSRNSSRNSSRNSSRNSSRNSSRNSSRNSSRNSSRNSSRNSSRNSSRNSSRNSSRNSSRNSSRNSSRNSSRNSSRNSSRNSSRNSSRNSSRNSSRNSSRNSSGNSSGNSSGNSSGNSSSNSSSNSSSNSSSNSSSNSSSNSSSNSSSNSSSNSNSSGNSSGNSSGNSSGNSSGNSSGNSSGNSSGNSSGNSSGNSSGNSSGNSSGNSSGNSSGNSSGNSSGNSSGNSSGNSSGNSSGNSSGNSSGNSSGNSSGNSSGNSSGNSSGNSSGNSSSNRSSNSSSNSSSNSSSSSSSSSSNSSSNSSSSSSSSSSSSSSSSSSSSSSSSSSSSSSSSSSSSSSSSSSSSSSSSSSSSSSSSSSGSSSSSGSSSGGSSSSSSSSSSSSSSSSSSSSSSSSGNSSSSSSSSSSSSSSSSSSSSSSSSGNSNSSNNSSRISSTSISISSHSLFLLFFTSTLHPTLSGLTQSSFLHIIILSHIIYSFPFLCSL; encoded by the coding sequence ATGTACAAAAATGGTACatgtaatagtagcagtaataacagtagtagcagtaatagtagcagtaatagtagccGTAATAGTAGCCGTAATAGTAGCCGTAATAGTAGCCGTAATAGTAGCCGTAATAGTAGCCGTAATAGTAGCCGTAATAGTAGCCGTAATAGTAGCCGTAATAGTAGCCGTAATAGTAGCCGTAATAGTAGCCGTAATAGTAGCCGTAATAGTAGCCGTAATAGTAGCCGTAATAGTAGCCGTAATAGTAGCCGTAATAGTAGCCGTAATAGTAGCCGTAATAGTAGCCGTAATAGTAGCCGTAATAGTAGCCGTAATAGTAGCCGTAATAGTAGCCGTAATAGTAGCCGTAATAGTAGCCGTAATAGTAGCCGTAATAGTAGCCGTAATAGTAGCCGTAATAGTAGCCGTAATAGTAGCGGTAATAGTAGCGGTAATAGTAGCGGTAATAGTAGCggtaatagtagcagtaatagtagcagtaatagtagcagtaatagtagcagtaatagtagcagtaatagtagcagtaatagtagcagtaatagtagcagtaatagtagcagtaatagtaatagtagcgGTAATAGTAGCGGTAATAGTAGCGGTAATAGTAGCGGTAATAGTAGCGGTAATAGTAGCGGTAATAGTAGCGGTAATAGTAGCGGTAATAGTAGCGGTAATAGTAGCGGTAATAGTAGCGGTAATAGTAGCGGTAATAGTAGCGGTAATAGTAGCGGTAATAGTAGCGGTAATAGTAGCGGTAATAGTAGCGGTAATAGTAGCGGTAATAGTAGCGGTAATAGTAGCGGTAATAGTAGCGGTAATAGTAGCGGTAATAGTAGCGGTAATAGTAGCGGTAATAGTAGCGGTAATAGTAGCGGTAATAGTAGCGGTAATAGTAGCGGTAATAGTAGCggtaatagtagcagtaatcgtagcagtaatagtagcagtaatagtagcagtaatagcagcagcagtagcagcagcagtagcagtaatagtagcagtaatagtagcagcagtagcagtagcagtagcagcagcagcagcagtagcagtagcagtagcagtagcagtagcagtagcagtagcagtagcagtagcagtagcagtagcagtagcagtagcagtagcagtagcagtagcagtagcagtagcagtagtagtagtagtagtagtagtagtggtagtagtagtagtagtggtagtagtagtggtggtagtagtagcagtagtagtagtagtagtagtagtagtagtagtagtagtagtagtagtagtagtagtagtagtggtaatagtagtagcagtagtagtagtagtagtagcagtagtagtagtagtagtagtagtagtagtagtagtagtagtggtaacagtaatagtagtaataatagtagtagaaTTAGTAGTACTAGCATCAGTATCAGTTCTCATTCTCTATTTCTACTGTTCTTTACTTCTACTTTACACCCTACACTCTCAGGGCTCACACAGTCTTCTTTCCTACATATAATTATTCTTTCTCATATAATTTATTCTTTCCCATTTCTTTGTTCATTGTAG